A single region of the Methyloceanibacter stevinii genome encodes:
- the mtaB gene encoding tRNA (N(6)-L-threonylcarbamoyladenosine(37)-C(2))-methylthiotransferase MtaB, translating to MSDLDIVTFGCRLNSYESEVMREHANAAGLADAVIVNTCAVTGEAVRQARQAIRKARRERPDAKIVVTGCAAQIDPDQFAQMDEVDRVIGNQEKLEARTYRSLGLVGLGTDDTEKVSVNDIMSVTETAGHLIDGFGGRARAYVQIQNGCDHRCTFCIIPYGRGPSRSVPAGEVVAQVRRLVENGYHEIVLTGVDMTAYGKDLPGASTLGKLVRTVLKLVPELPRLRLSSIDSVEADPDLIAAIAEEERLMPHLHLSLQAGDDLTLKRMKRRHARADSVAFCEAMRRVRPDIVFGADIIAGFPTETADMFQNSLALVDDCGLTFLHVFPFSPREGTPAARMPQVHGKVIAERARALREKGTAALQSHLEGAKGRRIQVLMETEHQGRSPDFTPVRVDPCTASAGALVNCVVAGDDGAAWLAEALR from the coding sequence ATGTCGGATCTGGACATCGTCACCTTTGGCTGCAGGCTCAATTCTTACGAGTCCGAAGTCATGCGCGAGCACGCGAACGCCGCCGGCCTTGCCGACGCGGTGATCGTCAACACGTGCGCGGTGACCGGTGAGGCCGTTCGCCAGGCGCGCCAGGCGATCCGCAAGGCGCGCCGCGAGCGCCCCGATGCCAAGATCGTGGTCACCGGCTGCGCCGCCCAGATCGATCCGGACCAGTTCGCTCAGATGGACGAGGTGGATCGCGTCATCGGCAATCAGGAAAAGCTCGAGGCGCGGACGTACCGCTCCCTCGGCCTGGTCGGTCTCGGCACGGACGATACGGAAAAGGTCTCGGTCAACGACATCATGTCGGTCACGGAGACGGCGGGCCATCTGATAGACGGCTTCGGGGGCCGTGCACGCGCCTACGTGCAGATCCAGAACGGCTGCGATCATCGCTGCACCTTCTGCATCATCCCATATGGACGCGGGCCGTCGCGGTCGGTGCCTGCGGGCGAAGTCGTGGCGCAGGTCCGCCGCCTCGTGGAGAACGGCTATCACGAGATCGTGCTGACCGGTGTCGATATGACGGCCTACGGCAAGGACCTACCGGGCGCTTCGACGCTGGGCAAGCTTGTGCGGACCGTGCTCAAGCTTGTGCCGGAGCTGCCGCGCCTTCGGCTCTCGTCGATCGATTCCGTCGAAGCGGATCCCGATCTCATTGCGGCCATCGCCGAGGAAGAGCGGCTGATGCCGCATCTGCACCTGTCCTTGCAGGCGGGCGACGATCTCACTCTGAAGAGGATGAAGCGGCGTCACGCGCGGGCGGACTCCGTTGCGTTTTGCGAGGCGATGCGACGTGTGCGCCCGGATATCGTGTTCGGTGCCGATATCATTGCCGGGTTCCCGACGGAAACGGCCGACATGTTCCAGAACTCGCTCGCGCTGGTGGACGATTGCGGCCTGACCTTCCTGCACGTCTTCCCGTTCTCGCCGCGCGAGGGCACGCCCGCCGCGCGCATGCCCCAGGTCCACGGCAAGGTTATCGCCGAGCGAGCGCGGGCCTTGCGGGAGAAGGGCACGGCCGCCCTGCAATCCCATCTCGAGGGAGCGAAGGGGCGCCGCATCCAGGTGCTCATGGAGACGGAGCATCAAGGTCGCTCTCCCGATTTCACCCCTGTCCGCGTCGATCCTTGCACGGCGAGCGCCGGCGCCCTGGTCAACTGCGTGGTTGCCGGTGACGACGGCGCCGCGTGGCTTGCGGAGGCGCTGCGGTGA
- the dapF gene encoding diaminopimelate epimerase, whose translation MSATTHSFRKMNGLGNDFVVIDRRHDDLALPADAVRAIADRAAGIGCDQLIALDPSSEADVFMRIWNADGGEVAACGNAARCVAGVVAGELGRPTVTIETEDQVLGAYAGADGLVTIDMGEPRLAWDEIPLAEEFHDTSCIELQAGPIDAPVLHSPGVVSMGNPHAIFFVDDVETIDLGRIGPMLEHHPLFPERANISVAHVLDEGHVRLRTWERGAGLTRACGTAACASAVAAVRRGLTDRKVTVSLPGGDLVIEWREGDGHVLMTGPYSLDFEGTLPPELLGSEAQGV comes from the coding sequence ATGAGCGCCACGACGCATAGCTTTCGCAAGATGAACGGCCTCGGGAACGACTTCGTCGTGATCGATCGCCGTCACGATGATCTTGCCTTGCCGGCCGATGCGGTGCGCGCGATTGCGGACCGTGCGGCGGGCATCGGCTGTGATCAGTTGATCGCGCTTGACCCGTCGTCAGAGGCCGACGTGTTCATGCGCATCTGGAATGCCGATGGGGGCGAGGTGGCCGCTTGCGGCAACGCCGCGCGCTGCGTGGCGGGCGTCGTAGCCGGTGAGCTGGGACGCCCTACGGTGACCATCGAGACCGAGGATCAGGTGCTCGGCGCCTATGCGGGCGCGGACGGTCTCGTCACCATCGACATGGGCGAACCCCGCCTTGCCTGGGACGAGATTCCGCTGGCCGAGGAGTTCCACGACACGAGCTGTATCGAACTTCAGGCCGGGCCGATCGATGCGCCGGTGCTGCATTCGCCGGGCGTGGTCAGCATGGGCAATCCGCATGCGATCTTCTTCGTCGACGACGTCGAGACGATCGATCTCGGCCGGATCGGGCCGATGCTGGAGCACCATCCGCTGTTTCCCGAGCGCGCCAATATCTCGGTCGCGCACGTTCTGGACGAGGGCCATGTCCGCCTTCGTACCTGGGAACGGGGCGCGGGACTTACCCGCGCCTGCGGCACCGCGGCCTGTGCGTCCGCCGTGGCGGCGGTGCGGCGCGGCCTGACGGACCGGAAGGTCACCGTGTCGCTGCCGGGCGGGGATCTCGTGATCGAGTGGCGCGAGGGTGACGGTCATGTGCTGATGACGGGCCCCTACTCGCTGGATTTCGAGGGCACATTGCCGCCCGAGCTGCTCGGCTCGGAAGCGCAAGGTGTCTGA
- a CDS encoding MFS transporter — protein MTGSARACGGAPRDALVADVTPPAQRGAAFGLRQSLDTVGATLGPLLAIGLMALFNDDIRTVLWFAVIPAVISVTILLVFVRDPGPQHLSADGAKRVPIKLRDLGGLGRFYWFVVGAGAVFTLARFSEAFLVIRAYGEGLPLALAPAVIAVMSIVFALTAYPAGRLQDQFGARPPLLAGLAALIAADLLLAFGSGLVAVFLAIGLWGLHLGLTQGVLSALVAHAAPAKLRGTAFGVFGLTAGIATLVASLVAGILWDAVSPEATFLTGAGFAGLALIAFLALRPIEQG, from the coding sequence TTGACCGGATCGGCAAGGGCATGCGGCGGGGCGCCACGCGATGCGCTGGTCGCCGACGTGACCCCGCCGGCGCAGCGGGGCGCGGCCTTCGGCCTGCGGCAATCGCTCGACACGGTCGGCGCGACGCTCGGGCCGCTGCTGGCGATCGGGCTCATGGCGCTCTTCAACGACGATATCCGCACCGTGTTGTGGTTCGCCGTCATCCCCGCCGTGATCTCCGTGACGATCCTTCTGGTTTTCGTCCGGGACCCCGGACCGCAGCATCTGTCGGCGGACGGTGCCAAACGCGTTCCCATCAAGCTGCGGGACCTGGGCGGGCTCGGGCGCTTCTACTGGTTCGTGGTGGGCGCGGGCGCCGTGTTCACCCTGGCCCGGTTCAGCGAGGCGTTCCTGGTCATCCGGGCCTATGGAGAGGGCCTGCCTCTGGCTCTCGCCCCGGCTGTCATCGCGGTGATGAGCATCGTCTTCGCGCTTACCGCCTATCCGGCGGGCCGGCTCCAGGACCAGTTCGGCGCGCGGCCGCCGCTTTTGGCGGGGCTGGCCGCGCTGATCGCCGCCGATCTGCTGCTGGCCTTCGGCTCGGGCCTCGTGGCCGTGTTCCTTGCGATCGGCCTCTGGGGTCTCCATTTGGGACTGACGCAGGGCGTGCTCTCGGCGCTGGTGGCCCACGCTGCGCCCGCCAAGCTTCGCGGCACGGCTTTCGGGGTCTTCGGCCTCACCGCCGGGATCGCCACGCTGGTGGCGAGCCTGGTTGCCGGGATCCTCTGGGATGCCGTCTCGCCGGAAGCCACGTTCCTGACCGGCGCGGGGTTCGCCGGCTTGGCCCTGATCGCCTTTCTGGCGCTTCGCCCGATTGAGCAGGGGTAG
- a CDS encoding amidase, with protein sequence MLGIPKHDPVHALVPHTLEEPIMGAEAGPLGGRSFMVKDLFAIAGRKTGNGNPEFYAAAPPAKATAPAVAALLDAGASLTGITICDEFFYSVLGTNAHYGQPVNPRAGRYVTGGSSCGSAAAVAAQMCDFALGSDTGGSIRVPASFCGLYGLRPTHGRVDMNGVTPMAPSFDTVGVLAADAELFRTVSRLLLQGDGRETPIERLILATDIVSECEASVDQLVWRTLDALAPALPDVQHAEIAGETIVSWRAAFATIQGFEIQSTLLPFVRDNNVELGPGIKERFEIAAGISPEDAEDARRVRQTVAAHLKSILQPGTAIVLPTTPTQPPERNIPDGASFAEYRTRTLQNTCMAGLAGLPQISVPVGEAAGCPAGLSFIGWEGGDEALLDFAVGLSDLI encoded by the coding sequence ATGCTGGGCATTCCGAAACACGACCCCGTTCATGCGCTCGTTCCCCATACGCTCGAAGAGCCGATAATGGGGGCCGAGGCCGGCCCCCTCGGGGGACGCAGCTTCATGGTGAAGGACCTCTTCGCCATCGCGGGCCGCAAGACCGGGAACGGCAACCCTGAATTCTACGCCGCCGCGCCGCCGGCGAAGGCGACCGCGCCGGCTGTCGCCGCGCTCCTGGATGCGGGCGCATCCCTGACCGGCATCACCATTTGCGATGAGTTCTTCTACAGCGTGCTCGGGACCAACGCCCATTACGGCCAGCCCGTGAATCCGCGCGCGGGCCGCTATGTGACGGGAGGCTCCTCTTGCGGCTCGGCCGCCGCCGTGGCCGCGCAGATGTGCGACTTCGCGCTCGGCTCCGACACGGGCGGCTCGATCCGCGTCCCGGCCTCGTTCTGCGGGCTCTACGGGCTCCGTCCGACCCACGGCCGTGTCGACATGAACGGTGTGACGCCGATGGCCCCGAGCTTCGACACGGTGGGTGTCTTGGCGGCGGATGCGGAACTGTTCCGGACCGTCTCCCGGCTCCTGCTGCAGGGTGACGGCCGCGAGACCCCGATCGAGCGGCTCATCCTCGCGACAGACATCGTCTCCGAATGCGAAGCGAGCGTGGACCAGCTTGTCTGGCGGACCCTCGACGCTCTGGCGCCCGCACTGCCCGACGTCCAACACGCCGAAATTGCCGGAGAGACCATCGTCTCCTGGCGGGCGGCGTTCGCCACGATCCAGGGCTTCGAGATCCAGTCGACCCTCCTGCCCTTCGTGAGGGACAACAACGTGGAGCTCGGGCCTGGGATCAAGGAGCGATTCGAGATCGCCGCCGGCATCAGCCCGGAGGATGCCGAGGACGCGCGCCGGGTGCGCCAGACCGTGGCCGCCCATCTCAAATCCATCCTTCAGCCCGGGACGGCGATCGTCCTGCCGACCACGCCGACCCAGCCGCCAGAGCGTAACATTCCCGACGGCGCCTCGTTCGCGGAGTACCGCACGCGTACGCTGCAGAATACCTGCATGGCCGGCCTTGCCGGGCTGCCGCAGATCTCGGTTCCCGTGGGCGAGGCGGCCGGCTGCCCGGCTGGGCTGTCCTTCATCGGCTGGGAAGGCGGCGACGAAGCTTTGCTGGACTTTGCAGTCGGGCTGTCCGACTTGATCTGA
- a CDS encoding SMR family transporter: MSALKPYLYLAAAIVFEVIGTSSLKESEGFTRLVPSLVTAAAYAASFTLLAFTLKTIPVGLAYAIWSGVGIILIAAIGWFRFNQTLDTPALVGLSLIVAGVVVINAFSKSLPH; this comes from the coding sequence ATGTCCGCGCTCAAACCCTACCTCTATCTTGCCGCCGCAATCGTCTTCGAGGTGATCGGAACCTCTTCCCTGAAGGAATCCGAAGGCTTCACGCGCCTCGTGCCCAGTCTCGTCACGGCGGCCGCCTATGCGGCCTCGTTTACCCTTTTGGCCTTCACGCTCAAGACCATCCCTGTCGGGCTGGCCTATGCCATCTGGTCAGGCGTGGGCATTATCCTCATCGCGGCGATCGGCTGGTTCCGTTTCAACCAAACACTGGATACGCCCGCTCTTGTCGGGCTCAGCCTGATCGTCGCCGGTGTCGTCGTCATCAACGCCTTCTCGAAGTCGCTGCCGCATTAG
- the rpsP gene encoding 30S ribosomal protein S16, giving the protein MSLKIRLSRGGAKKRPFYRIVVADSRSPRDGRYIEKIGTFNPLLPRDSDDRIKLDTDRVKHWLSNGALPTDRVLRFLDAEGLMKREARNNPEKAKPGKKRLEREEAKRAAEEAKAAEAKEAAEKEAADAAAATEEEADEEATDEVAAEEAKEASE; this is encoded by the coding sequence ATGTCACTGAAGATCAGACTGTCGCGGGGCGGCGCCAAGAAGCGCCCGTTTTACCGCATCGTCGTTGCCGACTCGCGCAGCCCGCGCGACGGCCGCTATATCGAGAAGATCGGCACGTTCAACCCGCTGCTGCCGCGCGATTCCGACGACCGCATCAAGCTCGACACCGACCGCGTAAAGCACTGGCTCTCCAACGGCGCCCTGCCGACGGACCGGGTGCTCCGCTTCCTGGACGCCGAAGGCCTGATGAAGCGCGAGGCGCGCAACAATCCGGAGAAGGCCAAGCCCGGCAAGAAGCGCCTCGAGCGCGAGGAAGCCAAGCGCGCCGCCGAAGAGGCAAAAGCCGCCGAAGCCAAAGAAGCTGCAGAGAAGGAAGCTGCTGATGCAGCTGCCGCCACCGAGGAAGAGGCCGACGAAGAGGCCACCGACGAGGTTGCCGCTGAGGAAGCCAAAGAGGCTTCTGAGTAA
- the rimM gene encoding ribosome maturation factor RimM (Essential for efficient processing of 16S rRNA) — protein sequence MGGEANLVLLGEIGAAQGLKGEVRVRSYTEEPADIAAYGPLRNEAGTKTIEIERVRVTPKAVIARIKGVTTREAAEALNHTKLYVARDALPEAADDEWYVGDLVGLKAVSAEGGPLGTVAAIHNFGAGDIIEVERTEGGPSLLVAFTDDTVPKIDIAAGRLVLVPPEEIEASDDGDA from the coding sequence TTGGGCGGCGAGGCAAACCTGGTTCTCCTTGGCGAGATCGGCGCGGCACAGGGCCTGAAGGGCGAGGTGCGCGTGCGGTCCTATACGGAAGAGCCGGCCGACATCGCCGCCTACGGGCCCTTGCGCAATGAGGCGGGCACGAAGACGATTGAGATCGAGCGTGTCCGCGTCACGCCGAAAGCGGTGATCGCACGGATCAAGGGCGTGACCACCCGCGAAGCCGCCGAGGCGCTGAACCACACCAAGCTCTACGTCGCGCGCGATGCCCTGCCGGAAGCGGCCGACGATGAATGGTACGTTGGCGACCTGGTCGGCCTGAAAGCGGTCTCGGCCGAAGGCGGGCCGCTCGGCACGGTCGCGGCAATCCACAATTTCGGCGCGGGCGATATCATCGAAGTCGAACGCACCGAAGGCGGCCCTTCTCTGCTCGTTGCCTTCACGGACGACACGGTTCCTAAGATCGACATCGCCGCGGGTCGCCTGGTGCTGGTCCCGCCGGAAGAGATCGAGGCGTCAGACGACGGCGACGCTTAG
- a CDS encoding adenylate/guanylate cyclase domain-containing protein, whose protein sequence is MTPRPSPQTNSPAPRSPSDLPILNRLGPLRRFAEIGIAGYPRETRIRLAIINVMALLIAFTSLTYVATYASFGAMKYWPLIAANLVLVAIALLAPLAHRINDVAAMILIWVAEYAALFFFVRELGHNSGIQLNYIIGAAVAFAICGIGHIRLVVAAVLSGLALHLAAWFLYPPGSARIAADPALLHNLYISSAVTTFGIVALVVGYALNKADRARAEADRLLANILPEPVIDRLKSNPAERIADAVPDASVLFSDLVGFTALSKELGAARTVEILDGLVTEFDRLATEHGVEKIKTIGDGYMAVAGVSRAQEDHCQRLARLALALPKVVASLSEAHDVELRIRIGIARGPVMAGVIGADKFSYDVWGETVNYAARLESHSLPGEIQVSAAVCDALGDRFLLTERGPVSIKGVGTRETWFLIEEAGPAPEATA, encoded by the coding sequence ATGACACCCCGCCCCTCGCCGCAAACAAACAGCCCGGCGCCTCGGAGCCCATCCGACTTACCGATCCTCAATCGGCTGGGTCCGCTCCGGCGCTTCGCCGAGATCGGCATTGCGGGCTACCCGCGCGAGACCCGCATCCGGCTCGCCATCATCAATGTGATGGCCCTGCTGATCGCCTTCACGTCACTGACCTATGTGGCGACCTATGCGAGCTTCGGGGCCATGAAATACTGGCCACTGATCGCGGCCAATCTCGTGCTTGTCGCCATCGCGCTGCTGGCGCCGCTTGCCCACCGCATCAACGACGTCGCGGCCATGATTCTGATCTGGGTCGCCGAATATGCCGCGCTGTTTTTCTTCGTGCGCGAGCTCGGTCACAACTCAGGTATCCAGCTGAACTACATCATCGGCGCGGCGGTCGCCTTCGCGATCTGCGGCATCGGGCATATCCGGCTGGTCGTCGCGGCCGTACTGTCCGGCCTCGCGCTCCATCTTGCGGCATGGTTCCTGTACCCGCCCGGCAGCGCGCGCATCGCGGCGGACCCCGCGCTGTTGCATAACCTCTACATCTCCTCCGCCGTCACAACGTTCGGCATCGTGGCGCTGGTGGTTGGCTATGCCCTCAACAAGGCCGACCGTGCCCGGGCCGAGGCCGACCGGCTGCTTGCCAATATCCTTCCCGAACCCGTCATCGACCGCCTGAAGTCGAACCCGGCCGAGCGCATCGCCGACGCGGTGCCGGACGCATCGGTTCTCTTCAGCGACCTCGTCGGCTTCACGGCGCTGTCCAAGGAGCTCGGTGCGGCCCGCACGGTCGAGATCCTCGACGGGCTGGTCACCGAGTTCGACCGTCTCGCGACCGAGCACGGGGTCGAGAAGATCAAGACCATCGGCGACGGCTACATGGCCGTCGCGGGTGTCAGCCGCGCTCAAGAAGATCATTGCCAACGCCTCGCACGGCTGGCGCTCGCCCTGCCGAAAGTGGTGGCGTCCCTGTCGGAGGCCCACGATGTCGAACTGCGCATCCGCATCGGCATTGCCCGGGGTCCGGTCATGGCCGGGGTGATCGGCGCCGACAAATTCTCCTACGATGTTTGGGGCGAGACCGTGAATTACGCGGCGCGGCTGGAATCGCACTCGCTCCCCGGCGAAATTCAGGTCTCGGCGGCAGTCTGCGACGCCCTTGGCGATAGGTTTCTGCTGACAGAGCGCGGGCCCGTCTCCATCAAGGGCGTGGGGACGCGCGAAACATGGTTCCTGATCGAAGAGGCCGGCCCGGCCCCTGAAGCCACGGCATGA
- the trmD gene encoding tRNA (guanosine(37)-N1)-methyltransferase TrmD, translating into MTWKATVLTLFPEMFPGPLGLSLAGKALAEGVWQLDAIDIRDFAHDKHRSVDDTPAGGGAGMVMRADIAAAAIDAAKAAAPAGTPAIYLSPRGTPLTQAGVEVLAHGPGVILLCGRFEGLDQRVLDAREIEEVSIGDYVLSGGDLAAHVVMDACVRLLPGVVGNAGTHDEESFASGLLEYPHYTRPREWEGHAIPDVLLSGDHEKIAAWRREQAEALTKKRRPDLWDWRRKAKS; encoded by the coding sequence ATGACCTGGAAGGCGACCGTGCTCACCCTGTTCCCGGAGATGTTCCCGGGGCCGCTCGGCTTGAGCCTGGCGGGGAAGGCGCTTGCCGAGGGCGTTTGGCAACTCGACGCGATCGACATCCGCGACTTCGCCCATGACAAGCATCGCTCCGTGGACGACACGCCCGCCGGCGGCGGGGCCGGCATGGTGATGCGCGCCGACATTGCCGCGGCTGCCATCGATGCCGCCAAGGCCGCGGCCCCGGCTGGCACGCCCGCGATCTACCTGTCGCCGCGCGGGACGCCACTCACACAGGCCGGCGTCGAAGTACTCGCCCATGGCCCCGGCGTGATCCTCTTGTGCGGCCGGTTCGAGGGCCTCGACCAGCGCGTGCTCGACGCGCGCGAGATCGAGGAGGTCTCCATTGGCGACTATGTCCTCTCGGGCGGGGACCTCGCGGCCCATGTGGTCATGGACGCCTGCGTGCGCCTGCTCCCCGGCGTTGTAGGCAATGCCGGCACCCACGACGAGGAGAGCTTTGCCTCCGGCCTCCTGGAATACCCCCACTACACCAGGCCGCGGGAGTGGGAAGGCCATGCCATTCCCGACGTGCTCCTCTCGGGCGACCACGAAAAGATCGCGGCCTGGCGCCGCGAACAGGCCGAAGCGCTCACGAAGAAGCGTCGCCCGGATCTCTGGGACTGGCGCCGCAAAGCTAAATCTTGA
- a CDS encoding c-type cytochrome: MKSMTLLAAVVALGLPGEIQAQDADIAAGKAYAEAVCSKCHAVLAGEDLSSEFGATPFQEVAETPGMTEYALSVWLQTSHPTMPDIVLEQDEMRNVIAYIRSLDRRP; the protein is encoded by the coding sequence ATGAAATCGATGACGTTGCTTGCTGCCGTGGTGGCGCTGGGCCTGCCGGGCGAGATTCAGGCTCAAGACGCCGATATCGCGGCCGGTAAGGCTTACGCGGAAGCCGTCTGTTCCAAATGTCACGCGGTGCTGGCGGGCGAGGATCTGTCGTCCGAGTTCGGGGCCACGCCCTTTCAGGAGGTGGCCGAAACTCCAGGAATGACCGAATATGCCCTGTCTGTCTGGCTTCAGACCTCCCATCCGACCATGCCCGATATCGTCTTGGAGCAGGACGAGATGCGCAACGTCATCGCCTATATCCGGAGCCTCGACCGCAGGCCTTGA